From a single Entelurus aequoreus isolate RoL-2023_Sb linkage group LG12, RoL_Eaeq_v1.1, whole genome shotgun sequence genomic region:
- the LOC133662294 gene encoding solute carrier family 2, facilitated glucose transporter member 4-like, giving the protein MGRRTLHMLGLGGMCICAIIMTIALSLLDSVPSMSYVSMLAIFGFVAFFEVGPGPIPWFFVAELFSQGPRPAAMAVAGCSNWTANFLVGMCFQYIADLCGPYVFLIFAGLLLFFLVFTFFRVPETRGKTFDQIATNFLQHSDGMMDMNMDKTSTELDYLGDEITD; this is encoded by the exons ATGGGTCGGAGGACGCTACACATGCTCGGACTCGGCGGTATGTGCATCTGTGCCATCATCATGACTATAGCACTCAGCTTATTG GATAGTGTTCCATCCATGAGCTACGTTAGCATGCTGGCCATTTTCGGATTTGTGGCTTTCTTTGAGGTGGGGCCGGGTCCAATCCCATGGTTTTTTGTGGCCGAATTGTTTTCCCAGGGTCCCAGACCAGCCGCCATGGCAGTGGCAGGCTGCTCCAACTGGACTGCTAACTTCCTTGTTGGCATGTGCTTCCAGTATATTGCT gaTCTTTGTGGTCCGTATGTCTTCCTGATCTTCGCCGGTCTACTGCTTTTTTTCCTGGTCTTCACGTTCTTTCGTGTCCCTGAGACGCGAGGCAAAACCTTTGACCAGATTGCCACCAACTTCCTGCAGCACTCTGATGGAATGATGGACATGAATATGGACAAGACCAGCACAGAACTGGACTACTTAGGGGATGAGATAACCGACTAA